A portion of the Chromobacterium sp. IIBBL 290-4 genome contains these proteins:
- the cysC gene encoding adenylyl-sulfate kinase codes for MKKQENGQWGGEMERLPIESSAPKHIFKSSSRVSSACRQALFGHEALTIWMTGLSGAGKSTIAYALERRLIDDGFSAVALDGDNLRHGLNRDLGFSHQDRSENIRRLAEVAGLMNDAGLIVIVACISPLREDRERARGIVGETRFAEVYVSTSLAVCEQRDCKGLYAKARSGEIVQFTGISAPYEAPDHAALTVDTSLMALRESVDLLTRMTQHCCGLFNLAVERDHDFQI; via the coding sequence TTGAAAAAGCAAGAAAATGGTCAGTGGGGTGGCGAGATGGAGCGTTTGCCGATTGAGTCGAGTGCGCCTAAGCATATTTTCAAAAGCAGCAGCCGGGTAAGCAGCGCTTGCCGCCAAGCCTTGTTCGGCCATGAGGCCCTGACGATCTGGATGACCGGGCTGAGCGGCGCGGGGAAATCCACCATCGCCTACGCGCTGGAGAGGCGGCTGATTGACGACGGCTTTTCGGCGGTGGCGCTGGACGGCGACAATCTGCGCCATGGCCTGAACCGCGATCTGGGTTTTTCCCATCAGGATCGCAGCGAGAATATCCGCAGATTGGCGGAAGTGGCGGGGTTGATGAACGACGCGGGGTTGATCGTCATCGTCGCTTGCATTTCCCCGCTGCGCGAGGACAGAGAGCGCGCGCGCGGCATCGTGGGGGAAACGCGGTTCGCGGAAGTATATGTCAGCACCTCGCTGGCGGTGTGCGAGCAAAGAGACTGCAAAGGCTTGTACGCCAAGGCGAGGTCAGGCGAAATCGTTCAATTCACCGGCATTTCCGCGCCGTACGAAGCGCCGGATCATGCCGCCTTGACCGTGGATACCTCGCTGATGGCGCTGAGGGAGTCCGTGGATCTGCTGACGAGAATGACCCAGCACTGTTGCGGTTTGTTCAATCTTGCCGTGGAGCGAGATCATGATTTCCAGATATGA
- a CDS encoding sulfotransferase, with product MISRYEGDRPLPVLMIPLRRCGSHALRLRLNFSRDFYSPYPLHLVDFVPLLPLYGDLSEDRNYFQLVVDVVGLQAVSMVKWPDAVFDPVEIFEALAGQPRSVHRIAWELLFRAGERQGARVVMDKSLDNVHYADELLQLFPQMRFLNVVRDPRAQVASINRAIIHDFDTALNLKTWVAAYQAADHLLTRYPDKVLTIRYEDFLQDQERALRQICDFFGLVFLPQMLDIRSSAEAAQIANLSALWSSNYFPPIAAHADKFRQQLSMREIELIETACQDYMQRYGYTMMTPAQLPLSDELLASALERSRSAREQAWRDLKTNNYRDYILRRGRADYLENLSRRLQRDAQGEGLTQSTAVE from the coding sequence ATGATTTCCAGATATGAAGGCGATCGTCCTTTACCCGTGCTGATGATTCCGCTGCGCCGCTGCGGCAGCCACGCTTTGCGGCTGCGCTTGAACTTCAGCCGAGACTTTTATTCGCCTTATCCTTTGCATCTGGTGGATTTCGTCCCGCTGCTTCCGCTGTACGGCGATTTGAGCGAGGACCGGAACTACTTTCAGCTGGTGGTGGACGTGGTGGGCCTGCAGGCCGTGAGCATGGTCAAGTGGCCGGATGCGGTGTTTGATCCCGTGGAAATCTTCGAGGCCTTGGCCGGCCAGCCGCGCAGCGTGCACAGGATTGCCTGGGAGCTGTTGTTCCGCGCGGGTGAGAGGCAAGGCGCGCGCGTGGTGATGGATAAATCTTTGGATAACGTCCATTACGCCGACGAGTTGTTGCAGCTGTTTCCCCAGATGAGGTTTCTCAATGTGGTGCGAGACCCGCGCGCGCAAGTCGCCTCGATCAATCGCGCCATCATCCACGACTTCGACACCGCGCTGAATCTCAAGACTTGGGTGGCGGCCTATCAGGCGGCGGATCATTTGCTGACGCGCTATCCGGACAAAGTGCTGACCATCCGCTACGAAGACTTTCTGCAGGATCAGGAGCGCGCGCTGAGGCAGATCTGCGATTTCTTCGGCTTGGTCTTCTTGCCGCAGATGCTGGATATCCGCAGCTCCGCCGAGGCGGCGCAGATCGCCAACTTGTCGGCGCTGTGGTCATCCAATTATTTTCCGCCGATAGCCGCGCATGCGGACAAGTTCAGGCAGCAGCTGTCGATGCGCGAGATCGAATTGATAGAAACCGCATGCCAGGACTATATGCAGCGCTACGGCTATACCATGATGACGCCGGCGCAGCTGCCTTTGTCCGATGAGTTGCTCGCCTCCGCGCTGGAGCGGTCCCGCAGCGCGCGGGAGCAGGCGTGGCGCGATTTGAAAACCAATAATTACCGCGACTATATCTTGAGACGCGGCCGGGCCGACTATCTGGAGAATCTGAGTCGACGTTTGCAGCGCGACGCTCAAGGCGAAGGCCTGACGCAATCGACGGCGGTGGAGTAG